The Equus caballus isolate H_3958 breed thoroughbred chromosome 25, TB-T2T, whole genome shotgun sequence nucleotide sequence AATGAAACGGCAAAAATTACCTTAGGATGTCTCAGGAGAAAGTTGGCAGCTTCCTCAAAATATTCCAGATCTACTTTCTCTAGTGGGCAAGGCAGATCTTCATAGTCACAGTAAGCCAAGGCCAGGGCAGCAAAGCCGTGACTGGCCAGGAGACTGGCCCGGAATTCAATCAGTCCTCCGATGCTCCCAAACAAATCAATTACTCCTGGGAAACGGCCCTCTCCtgaaaaacataatataaaaataaaatagaatcgGGTATGAGGGGaagatgaggaaaagagaagaaaaatacgacagcataaagaagaaatgcatcataaattttggaatcaaTGTGTACATTTTCAATAGAATCCCCAAATTTTCAGCCTCGTATCTGCAGCAGAATTAAAACTGATTGATTATATAATGGAACACAATATCCAAAAGTTTGATTGGAAACCATGTTCACTGACATGTTTAATCTTTGTAGCCAAGGAAAAGTGGGGACTTTCTATAGTCCTGGAGTAAAGAAAGCCATGGTAGTTAGGGCAGGGTTTCTTAACCTTCAAGGAGAAACACTAATAGGCTTCAGAAAATCAATGAGGTCTTGAAATTACGTGCAACATATGTATGTAGACATGTACATTTTAGTGATGAGAAGGTCTACAGATTTAATTGGTTCTCAAAGAAGTATATGGCTCAAAAAAAAAGGCTTCCGAAGCATAATGCTTCAAAGAAAAACGTATTGAAATGATTATTGTTGGTTCGCAAACACCCCCACACACAGAGAGCAAGGCGAGACCAAAggaagaggcagaccactccagattggtaggtggcagggtTAACAAGCTAAGGGAACTTATttatgaggcttgtcttgggcagccTCAAGACAAGTAGATCTCTGCGCCtgcctgccagaatcttaaaagtttgtAGAGAAGCCTTCGCTGGGTTCAGGCACGTATAGCGTCCAGAGGATCTCTACAACAGCTTACTCTCTCAAGACTGTGTGCTTGGAACAGCTCCTACTGTGGGAATGGTAGGCAGAGCACACATTCCAaggacagaggaggaagtgagcaGCTTCTGATTGCTGGGGTCCAGCTCACAGGTCAAAAGACAGTCATGTCCTCtggatgacctcctccaacactcCACCCCTGGTGACTGGCTTTTACAATCTTAtattcccccaccccacccttccgCAATGTGCCCTAGGTGGTCAGCAAGGGGTTTCACTAGCATGGACATGGCTAGTTTGGCAGCTCTCTGGCTGTACTGGAGGTAGATACAGCAACAGTATAGGTACATGTGAGAGAAAACATGGATTAAGACAATGATTCCCAAAATAAGTAACAATTTTTTCCACTGAGAGCCCCACTATGCAAACTACTGATTTATTAAATCCCCTGGGCTGGGCGTCAGATCACTCAGGGCATTCACTTGTGTCTTCATGTGATTTCATAAAGATAATACATTAGCAGACTCATCAGGTATTCTGTTTGGATAGTGATACAGATGCCTTCTTGTGAGGCAGTGATAATGTCCAAGGCCATTCTATTTTGGAAGACAGCTTTTCTCATTAGAGACATTTCAGTGTTCAGTAAGAACAGACTTTGTTGCTGGGTGAGTTTAGTAAGGACTTCTATGTGTGCCATGATGTCTCCCAGGCCAATGGAGGGGACAAAGATGGCGGTCGAATGATCATACCAGCCGAAAACAGAATGTGCCCATCTGGCGGTGAGGAGACAGAGGTTGGCAGCTTTCAGAACTTGACCTGGTTGTGCATACCATACATGTTGGCTGAGGGAGGCAGCACTGTCAGGCATGAGGAGATGAACTGGTGGGGGGGATATGACAGACCAGGGCTCCCACCTTCTCCCCTGTCTCAATGGTGCATGTTCCATTCCAGGTACAGCACATTTCAACAGGTCCAGCTTACAGCAGGACAACAGAATCCCAGTGAAGATTGAGTAGCTCTCCCTCACCAAGGGGTGTGAAGTAACTCACCCATCTGGGTGAGACATCGCATTGCCAATTCTAGTAGATAATGCCTCTCCATATGTGATGAAAGCTACATGTCATAGCCTTAGATAAACTCTAGAAGTGCTGAGATGAAACTTGAGTTGGAATGGAGTATCACCACATTCTTGTTCTGACCCAAAGTTAACCATGATTCTAAGGCAAGAAAGAACTGCTCTATATTTTATCCATGTCcaaattaaacttctagaaggatAAGGCattcaaaagaggaaaaacaaggaTAACAATAGTCGGGTAATTCTACTCACCTGGAGGGAGAAAGAGTGCTCCCCGAAGGCGGCCTTCTCGGACTTGGATTCGCGTGACACCAGGTGCTACGTACCATCTCTCCAAAGTCAGGCTGACGATTGGATCAGCGGTGGCCTTGTTGATTAAGATTACATTTGAATTATACAGTTTTAATTGAACCCGGAAGGGGCTATTCATCACATCTCTTTTCAACAGTCTAGTTAATATCTTTTCAGGTTTCAGGGACCAGAAGAGACCCATCGGGTGGACTCCTACGTAGTCACCTCCAAGTGAAGAAGCATGCTCCAGGTCCACCTCGCCAACTTCATTGGCCCTATAGTAGGCTTGGGAATGAAACATGTTTCCCATTTCATCTTCTAGTGATGCCTGAAGAAGCACTATCTGAAAGGGAGTCAGGCCTGTAGCTCGGATATGCACTGGCTCATCGACAAGGGCACTTGCAGGGGTAGCTGTCAGCTGAATCATTGTTACAGTATGGCACCTTGGATGATTCTTCAGTAATGCCTTCAGCAAAACCTTGAAATAGAAAGGAATGTGAGAGAATGAAATAAGGCAGTGATAAGGTTAGTGAAAAGTGAACTTGATCAGGAATGCTTGGGATTTGGCTGTAACTCTCCAGTTATTTAGCAAATATCCTGCTATAGTCTTTGACTGCAAGAGGCCAGAGAGCTTTCAACAAATTTCTAGAAGATATAAAGCAAGCGGATATGTTTTATAGTAATAATGAACCAGGCTGGAGAAAGCAGCAGCCAAAATATGCATGAATATTATCAACACATCCAAAAAGGATATCACAATCTGCCTCCCAGAACGCTTGGAAAATCAGATGCAGTGAAGGATAGGTGTGTGATGTGGGGTTGAAAACAGGGGACTTTGTTCAATGTCTATGTATGTGGAACAGGTGACTCCACTGTTAATCCCCTCTCCAAGTCGTGCAAGCAGAATTTCTGGCATATAAGAATCTTCCTCCAACAGAGTGCAAAAAATAGAGGGGTCTTCtcaaaagaatgagaataaaATCTTTGAGGAGAACAAAGAGGCCGACATGTGTATTGCTCCCTAGAGAAAAAAGTACTTATAGCTTCACAGTTAGGATTTACCTAGTCCTAAGCCAAACTACGAGTTGACAAGCCCTTCAGGTGCACAGAAGTCTTGCTGAGCTTTTTATAACCTCTTtcctaaaaattaagaaatgccCTTCTCCTTTTGGTTAGTGTGGAGAAAGCCACAAAAATGACCATTGTTCTCAGTCTAATAAAAAAGATTATCTGGATAAACTACAAAatcaatttgttttctgtttttataaactCATTAGATTGCAAAAAATGCAAAGAATCTAAGTGAATTGAATGCCAGCGAGTGACAAGCTCCTCATAGTAGAGAGGAAACTTTCTCCCTTGCACAGTGAgtttcatttatgataaaacagcaaaaaagaaaccccataaagaaaaataagtagaaatcAACAGAAAATTTAATGCACTTTTAATGGATGTGTGTGGGCTGGTTTGATAGATTAGAAGTCTGAGAAAGTCCAGCCCCAGAGTCTTTCTCCAACTATCAACAGGACTTAACCATGTGCTCTGGGACAACGAATCAGAGATGGAGAGCAGAGATGTGAGCCGAGAGCAATCCATCTGAGGCATTGCAGGCCTTTATATAAAGTAAGGCAGGTGCCTAACGTTAtacacctgcagcagagcacaggaGGAAGATGGGGCCTACATACAAGCAGATAATTATAATTCAGCTAAATTTTCAGTGAATTGCTAAAGGCTTAGTGTGAATACCTGGTAGCTGCAGACACATGAGAAATTTGCACCCAATCAGAGACTCTTTTCCACGGACCTCACCAGGGAGTTATAAGAAAGATTTGAGTAGAGAAGAGACTGGAAAAAGGTTTCCTTACTCGTGCAGGCCTGGAGCAAGGTGGCAGCCACCACTGCAAGAGAGGCACAATGCCCCACCTAGATGTGTTTTTCTTGAGAAATAAATGCCTTAAACCATTAGAGGAGAGGATGATCAACTGAGCCGTTTCCTGGGATTGAAGTATTTCCCAAGATGCAAGACcctcagtgctaaaaccaggacagtCCCAGAAAAATCAAGAGGGGTTGGTCACCCTATTGGAGAAAGAGCACCAAACTCCACCACTCCCAAGGCATGGGAGACGACCCATTGCTGCTGGGAACaggaaaaatgaatggaaaagaaaaactattccTGGAAGGCAGGAAACCATGCTGGACCCAAATAATTAGAGGTCTCATACCACTGGGAGAGGGCAGGATCTCTGAGAAACCTTCACCCCCAGACCTAAGGATACAGGGCCCGCCAAAGACTGAGGCTCAACCAGGACAATGGAAAGCATCATGGCCTTCCCACCACCAGGCTAAGGAGCACCAAGTAACAACAGCAATCTACCACTTAGGGCTGGCAAAAGCATGGAAAGAGACACTTTTTGATGTTCAGGCACACAGGGAAGGTCTAAAGCTGAGGGTAGAAAGTGAACATTGAGAAAAACTCTAGCAAACAAACCTCCGTTCTAAAGGCGAAGTAACACCAAAAGATTTTGAAGGTAGTGATAAGGTGAATGTAACCatagcaacaacagcaaaagatGAGCTCAGGTCTTCACTAGATTGACCCCACTAACGGACCAGCAGCAGAAGAGGAATTTCTATTTCcagacataaatatttatatcagtTTTTACTGTTCTGTATATTACGTCTGACAATAATTAGAAAGTTGAGAcgtaactcaatagcaaaaacacaaacaatctgattaaaaaatgggcagatgatctgaatatatattttcccaaagaaggcaTACACATGGCCATCAGGTatgtgaaaaggtgttcaacatcaccagtcactagggaaatgcaaatcaaaatcacaatgagataccacctcacacctgttagaatggctattatcaaaacgACAAGAGGTAAGTGTTGGCAACgatctggagaaaagggaacacttgtgtgctgttggtgaaaatgtaaattggtgcagccactatggaaagcagtatggaggttcctcaaaaagttaaaaatagaactaccttatgatccagcaattccacttctgggtatttatctgaagaaaatgaaaacactaactcaaaaagacatCAATaaccccatgttcactgtagcattatttataatagccaagacacagaaacaacctaagtgttcaatcggcagatgaatggattaagaaaatatGGTAGATGTACacaatagaatgttattcagccataaaaaggaaggaaattctacgatttgcaacaacatggatgcaccttgagagcattatgctaagtgaagtaagtcagacagagaaagacaaacaccatatgaactcacttatatgtagaatctaaaaaaggggggggggtatgtactcatagatacagagaacagattggtgattgtcaaaagtgaggggtggggggcggtctGAGGTCGGCAAAATGGGTGAAACGGGTCAAAAGGtgcaaatttccagttataaaataaataagtcctcgggatgtaatatacagcatgatgactataattagtaattatattgtatatttgaatattactaagagagtagaactcaaaagttttcatcacaagataATTTATAACTATGTAACTATGTGTAGTAATGAATATTggctaaacttattgtggtaatcattttgcaatatatatgtgtatcaagtcattatgttgtacacctataACAAATATAATGTAGTATGTCGATTACatatcaataaaaaggaaaaagctgaAGGTCAAGCACAGAATTTGATGATAAAAGTAGATAACTGCCAACAAATATTTGACCAAGCCAGGTGTGTTATGTCAAGGTCAGGACCAGACCTGGAACATGAGATAGGGATATCTGGTGGTTGCCTCCAACAATTTTGATTCCCTAGAAGTTTCTGAACCTTCTGGGCCTGCTGAAGATGTCCACCCTTCCCCTACTAAGAGCTAGAAGtatcctctcttccttcctccatatTAATAGCATGAGAAAAGATAGTATAGAGGTCTTTGTCCCATAAAGCAACAGGTGCTGCTGGAAGCCGTCCCCATCCTGGCTCAGAGGCCTATAACAAAAGTTGAGTCACAGCATAACCTAGCTAGGACCATGCTGGGCttgacaaaggaagaaatggactATATGCCAAAGTTGCTGCATAacctagccaaaaaaaaaattatgagacacacaacaaaagcaagaaaaatggcGAAAGACAAAGCAATCAACAGCACTAGACTTAGAGATGATACGGATGAAACTATCaaacagtgaaattaaaataactgtgattacTATATTAAAGCTTGCTATAGATTGAACGTGTGTGTCCCTCCAAAACGCATGTGTTGAAGTTGTAATTTATACTGTGATGGTAATTGGTAGTAGggtttgggaggtaattagatttacatgaggtcatgagggtggagcccccacgATGGGACTGGTGCCACTATAAGAGGATGAAGAGGCCAGAGTTCATGctttctctgccatgtgaggatacatcAAGGAGCAGGCTGTCTATAAACAAGGAAGAGGGCCTTCGGCAGAACTCAACCATGTTGGCattctgatctcagacttccggccttcagaactgtgagaagtaaatttctgttgtttaagccactcagtccatGATAGTTTTTTAGAACAGTCCAAACTAACTAAAACAAAGCTCTAGTGAAAAGGATGGACAACATGAGCAAACAAATAGggaatttcaacaaaaaaataaatggaaaccaaaagaaagcatcaaatGGGAagctacaaataataataataataaatagcaatGCAGATGAAGAATGCTTTCAAAGGGCTCATCCATTGCACATAGCTTGGATAAAATCATTGAACTTGATGCTaggtcaatagaaattacccaaattgcataacaaagaggaaagaaaaaaaaagagtgaaaagaaaaactgaacagagCATCCAAGAGTTGTGGGATAATAATAAATCACGTAATATACATGTACTTGGAaatccagaagaagagaaagataaaggaacagaagaaatatttgaagagataaaggtcaagaattttttaaaatcataaaagataTTAATCACAGACACAACAATCTCAGAGcaccccaagcaggataaattaataaaaaacaaaaacagggtctggcccagtggccagTTAAgggcacacgttctgctttggtggcctggggttggccagtttggatcccaggtgcagacatagcactgcttggcacaccatgctgtggtaggcgtcccacatataaagtagaggaagatgggcatggatgttagctcagggccaggcttcctcagcaaaaagaggaggattggcagcagttagctcagggctaatcttcctaaaagaaaaaaagcctagaCATCATATTCAAAGTGATAaaaatcaaagattaaaaaaaatttaaggcaattagagaaaaaaaactcACACTACatacagagaaataaagacaagGGCTTTatcagacttctcatcagaaactgtacaagccagaagaaaatggaatgataaatcttgctgaaagaaagaaaaaaatctataaaccCAGAATTTTATATGCAGCAAAATTATATCTTAAAAACGAAGGAGAATGTATCCATCTTTTGTAACTTGCTGAGTCtctaattatttgaaaagaaaaatattttttaaataaagcagaaataaacatttttcagacAAAAACTAGTATAATTCCTTACTAGAAGACCTGtattacaaaaaatattaaggaaaattcTTCAGGTAAAAATAATATGACATGATGACACTAGAAAGA carries:
- the LOC100054567 gene encoding bile acid-CoA:amino acid N-acyltransferase isoform X2 translates to MIQLTATPASALVDEPVHIRATGLTPFQIVLLQASLEDEMGNMFHSQAYYRANEVGEVDLEHASSLGGDYVGVHPMGLFWSLKPEKILTRLLKRDVMNSPFRVQLKLYNSNVILINKATADPIVSLTLERWYVAPGVTRIQVREGRLRGALFLPPGEGRFPGVIDLFGSIGGLIEFRASLLASHGFAALALAYCDYEDLPCPLEKVDLEYFEEAANFLLRHPKVFGPGIGVVSICKGAEIGLSMAIHLKQVRATVLINGPNFIFDAPQVYRGQIYQPLPHSPQLLSISALGLFEFRHIFEEARVEANQTSFLPIEKAQGHFLFIVGEEDKNINSKAHAEQATEQLRRNGKNNWTLLSYPGAGHLIYPPYSPLCCASKLSNFHFLIHWGGEVIPHAAAQEHSWKEIQKFLRKHLIPVVTSQL
- the LOC100054567 gene encoding bile acid-CoA:amino acid N-acyltransferase isoform X1, which encodes MERPRGSFPGLEEIFTMNISMRKTSLQFKQQVLLKALLKNHPRCHTVTMIQLTATPASALVDEPVHIRATGLTPFQIVLLQASLEDEMGNMFHSQAYYRANEVGEVDLEHASSLGGDYVGVHPMGLFWSLKPEKILTRLLKRDVMNSPFRVQLKLYNSNVILINKATADPIVSLTLERWYVAPGVTRIQVREGRLRGALFLPPGEGRFPGVIDLFGSIGGLIEFRASLLASHGFAALALAYCDYEDLPCPLEKVDLEYFEEAANFLLRHPKVFGPGIGVVSICKGAEIGLSMAIHLKQVRATVLINGPNFIFDAPQVYRGQIYQPLPHSPQLLSISALGLFEFRHIFEEARVEANQTSFLPIEKAQGHFLFIVGEEDKNINSKAHAEQATEQLRRNGKNNWTLLSYPGAGHLIYPPYSPLCCASKLSNFHFLIHWGGEVIPHAAAQEHSWKEIQKFLRKHLIPVVTSQL